Proteins found in one Pseudomonadota bacterium genomic segment:
- a CDS encoding class I fructose-bisphosphate aldolase produces the protein MIDIQGLLGTEAEGLLSHECTGIPRDTLALPGPDFVDRVLLQSDRSPVVLRNLQQLFNTGRLAGTGYLSILPVDQGIEHSAGASFAPNPAYFDPANICELAIEGGCNAVASTYGVLAMVARKYAPKIPFIMKFNHNELLTYPNIHDQTLFASIDQAFEMGAIGVGATIYFGSPDSRRQIQEVSEAFAYAHELGMVTILWAYLRNSAFTHEGVDYHVSADLTGQANHLAATIGADIVKQKQPENNGGYNAIKFGKTHKKVYDELTSDNPIDLTRYQVANCYMGRAGLINSGGASGENDLAQAVKTAVINKRAAGTGLISGRKAFQKPMKEGVALLNAIQDVYLDPEITIA, from the coding sequence ATGATTGATATCCAAGGGCTTTTGGGAACAGAAGCCGAAGGCTTACTTTCGCATGAGTGCACGGGGATTCCCCGCGATACGTTAGCCCTTCCGGGACCGGATTTTGTTGATCGTGTGTTATTACAGTCGGATCGTAGTCCCGTTGTTCTGCGCAACTTGCAGCAGTTGTTCAATACCGGGCGTCTGGCGGGAACGGGTTACTTGTCGATATTGCCGGTTGACCAAGGGATCGAGCATTCGGCCGGGGCATCCTTCGCGCCGAATCCGGCTTATTTTGATCCGGCCAATATTTGCGAGCTTGCCATCGAAGGCGGCTGCAACGCCGTGGCATCGACCTACGGGGTATTGGCCATGGTGGCACGCAAATATGCGCCGAAAATCCCCTTCATCATGAAGTTCAACCACAACGAACTGCTGACCTATCCGAACATCCACGATCAAACCCTTTTCGCGAGCATCGATCAGGCCTTCGAGATGGGTGCCATCGGGGTAGGGGCCACCATCTATTTCGGTTCACCGGATTCTCGTCGGCAGATCCAGGAAGTCAGCGAGGCATTTGCCTACGCGCACGAGCTGGGAATGGTGACCATCTTGTGGGCGTACCTTCGTAACAGTGCCTTCACCCACGAAGGGGTCGACTACCATGTGTCGGCGGATTTGACCGGACAAGCCAACCATCTGGCGGCGACGATCGGTGCGGATATCGTCAAGCAAAAACAGCCTGAGAATAACGGCGGTTACAACGCCATCAAGTTCGGCAAAACCCACAAAAAAGTTTACGATGAATTGACCAGCGACAACCCCATCGATCTGACCCGATATCAGGTCGCCAACTGCTATATGGGACGGGCCGGTCTGATCAACTCCGGCGGCGCTTCGGGCGAAAACGATCTGGCGCAGGCCGTGAAGACCGCTGTGATCAACAAGCGGGCCGCAGGGACGGGGTTGATTTCAGGGCGTAAAGCTTTCCAGAAACCCATGAAAGAGGGGGTGGCGCTCCTGAATGCCATCCAAGATGTCTATTTGGATCCTGAGATCACCATCGCCTGA